One Salvelinus sp. IW2-2015 linkage group LG4q.2, ASM291031v2, whole genome shotgun sequence DNA window includes the following coding sequences:
- the naa30 gene encoding N-alpha-acetyltransferase 30 isoform X1 encodes MPTMGMAEIDSSSFDGVLTCSKEVVVMEGDREDLGTLCAEEDLVASALAATITSQVIVEELRRLGLCSNIEGDVEYVPYESELQMSDIKRLITKDLSEPYSIYTYRYFIHNWPQLCFLAMVDKDCVGAIVCKLDMHKKIHRGYIAMLAVDSRHRRKGIGTYLVKKAIYAMMDEDCDEVVLETEITNQSAQKLYENLGFVRDKRLFQYYLNGVDALRLKLWLR; translated from the exons ATGCCAACCATGGGAATGGCTGAAATAGATTCCAGCAGTTTCGACGGGGTGCTAACATGCAGCAAAGaagtggtggtgatggagggagacagggaagacCTCGGGACGCTGTGCGCTGAAGAAGATTTGGTGGCATCCGCGCTTGCTGCCACTATCACCTCTCAAGTTATTGTGGAAGAACTGAGAAGGCTTGGGTTATGTTCAAACATAGAGGGAGACGTGGAATACGTACCATACGAGTCTGAACTGCAAATGTCAGACATCAAAAGGCTTATTACCAAGGACTTGTCAGAGCCTTATTCGATTTATACATATAGGTATTTCATTCATAACTGGCCTCAACTCTGCTTCCTG GCGATGGTGGATAAGGATTGTGTTGGTGCCATTGTGTGCAAACTGGATATGCACAAGAAGATTCACCGTGGCTACATTGCCATGTTGGCTGTGGACTCCAGACACAGGAGGAAGGGAATTG GTACATATCTAGTCAAAAAGGCTATCTATGCTATGATGGATGAGGACTGTGATGAG GTGGTGCTGGAGACTGAGATCACCAACCAATCAGCCCAGAAACTGTATGAGAACCTGGGCTTTGTAAGGGACAAGCGGCTCTTCCAATACTATTTAAATGGAGTGGATGCTCTACGGCTCAAACTGTGGCTCCGGTAG
- the naa30 gene encoding N-alpha-acetyltransferase 30 isoform X2, producing MVDKDCVGAIVCKLDMHKKIHRGYIAMLAVDSRHRRKGIGTYLVKKAIYAMMDEDCDEVVLETEITNQSAQKLYENLGFVRDKRLFQYYLNGVDALRLKLWLR from the exons ATGGTGGATAAGGATTGTGTTGGTGCCATTGTGTGCAAACTGGATATGCACAAGAAGATTCACCGTGGCTACATTGCCATGTTGGCTGTGGACTCCAGACACAGGAGGAAGGGAATTG GTACATATCTAGTCAAAAAGGCTATCTATGCTATGATGGATGAGGACTGTGATGAG GTGGTGCTGGAGACTGAGATCACCAACCAATCAGCCCAGAAACTGTATGAGAACCTGGGCTTTGTAAGGGACAAGCGGCTCTTCCAATACTATTTAAATGGAGTGGATGCTCTACGGCTCAAACTGTGGCTCCGGTAG
- the ap5m1 gene encoding AP-5 complex subunit mu-1 — protein MSVRALWIIFYERGESVAVRFSRRYPTVEQRAKCMAGSLYVSVPEDGTVLQLLLTELGLSDSDKPYMALRDDCLHQQRSPALELHVEGPSGGVLWPVLVFSQGPLILACLAMVDAPADPRPPLASLFSVSQGLTLLAGLQAFLCGSGSKPDREGLTSRLAMMPSILLQICPLGTPLDIPQPGASSASAMPTPAGTQKQPAWKTGVHRGRAVVNVALTEMVRSMQYGNRNRQDLWDVYGTVTCKCEVEGVLPNVTVTLTLPPNGSPLMDVLVHPCVSSLDASVLTAMSVEDCDSSAFSGPYKFPFSPPLEPFRLCSYTSQVPVPPILGTYQLKDDDSQLRITVSLKLHESVRNSFEYCEAHLPFFNRYQMGSVDVKVSSGQLEVSKEKNLLVWVLGQKFPKSREVSLEGSVSFSGELPGPTDPLCTDLTAYIKLYFRVPDVTLSGCCVDQHSVQVYSSAKPRIVTSRELLSSEYFIWNSTGTAPVSSGHMML, from the exons GCGCTTTTCCAG GCGATACCCAACAGTGGAGCAGCGTGCTAAGTGTATGGCCGGCTCATTGTATGTGTCTGTCCCAGAGGATGGCACTGTGCTCCAGCTCCTACTCACTGAGCTGGGCCTATCTGACTCTGACAAACCCTACATGGCTCTACGAGATGACTGTCTCCACCAGCAGCGCTCACCAGCCTTGGAGCTCCATGTAGAAGGCCCCAGTGGAGGGGTCCTTTGGCCAGTGTTGGTCTTCTCCCAGGGGCCTCTGATCCTGGCCTGTCTGGCCATGGTGGATGCCCCCGCTGATCCCCGGCCTCCTCTGGCCAGCTTGTTCTCTGTCTCCCAGGGCCTCACACTGTTGGCGGGCCTGCAGGCTTTCCTCTGTGGGTCTGGGAGTAAGCCTGACAGAGAGGGGCTGACCTCTCGCCTGGCCATGATGCCCTCTATCCTCCTGCAGATCTGCCCCCTCGGGACCCCACTGGACATCCCTCAGCCAGGGGCCTCATCGGCATCAGCAATGCCCACTCCTGCAGGGACCCAGAAACAGCCAGCCTGGAAAACAGGGGTGCACCGTGGTCGGGCTGTGGTGAATGTAGCTCTAACGGAGATGGTGCGCTCCATGCAGTATGGAAACCGAAACAGGCAGGACCTCTGGGATGTCTATGGCACAGTGACTTGCAAG TGTGAAGTGGAAGGGGTCCTTCCCAATGTGACGGTCACTCTCACCCTGCCACCCAATGGCTCACCACTGATGGATGTCCTGGTCCACCCTTGTGTGTCTTCACTGGATGCCAGTGTTCTGACTGCCATGAGTGTTGAGGACTGTGACAGCTCTGCCTTCTCTGGCCCCTACAagttccccttctcccctcctcttgaGCCTTTCAGGCTCTGCAGCTACACATCTCAG GTCCCCGTGCCTCCCATCCTAGGCACCTATCAGCTAAAGGATGATGATAGCCAGTTGCGTATTACTGTGAGTCTCAAACTTCACGAGAGTGTGAGGAACAGCTTTGAATACTGTGAGGCACATCTGCCGTTCTTTAACAG GTACCAGATGGGTAGTGTGGATGTGAAAGTGAGCTCAGGACAGCTGGAGGTGTCCAAGGAGAAGAACCTGCTGGTCTGGGTCCTCG GCCAGAAGTTCCCCAAGTCCCGCGAGGTGTCACTAGAGGGCAGTGTGAGTTTTTCAGGGGAGCTCCCAGGACCTACAGATCCTCTCTGCACTGACCTTACAGCCTACATCAAA TTGTACTTCCGAGTGCCAGACGTGACTCTGTCTGGATGCTGTGTGGACCAGCATTCAGTGCAGGTCTATTCCTCTGCAAAACCTCGTATAGTCACAT ccCGGGAGTTGTTATCCTCAGAATACTTTATCTGGAACTCAACTGGAACTGCACCAGTGTCCTCTGGACACATGATGCTGTAG